From Vigna radiata var. radiata cultivar VC1973A unplaced genomic scaffold, Vradiata_ver6 scaffold_23, whole genome shotgun sequence, the proteins below share one genomic window:
- the LOC106778567 gene encoding (-)-germacrene D synthase → MSIAPSTLLLSTEHAPPHITTRPCANFPPSFWGDTFLQYHSDSLEINDNMKQQFQMQKEEVKKMFVSSSNSILQKLNFIDSLQRLGISYHFQHEIDEALQQIYNTSTNDNVITEEVCLHYLALLFRLLRQKGYHISSDIFKKFKNNKGDFDQNIAKDVQGLWSLFEASQLRIHGEDILDEALNFTQTHLNSLINQLSSSFAEQISHWLRKPLHRGVPRLEARRYISFYEENPSHCKVLLIFSKLDFNMLQGLHKIEVGSITKWWKKSEFATKVPYARERVVECYLWPISLSYEAEYSIARRIGSKLVGCISLLDDTYDAYGTIEELELLTQAIQRWDISSIQSLPDSMKVVFNAIIEVCDEVKLATIESDNSNIVVQYVKEAFHNLARAYFTEGKWSQDIGIPTYQEYKDNGVISSAYPIIITSFILLAKSSSQNVLLDWISSNPEIIKSVSLIGRLENDISSRKFEQQRMHVVSAVECCMKQYDISEEDACKFIKEEIEDLWKVVNEECLKLDLIPKHVLDCLINGARITELAYENFQDKYTDGKLFKDDIIALLMDPISIEEHK, encoded by the exons GAAATCAATGACAATATGAAGCAACAATTTCAAATGCAGAAGGAAGAAGTGAAGAAGATGTTTGTATCTTCAAGCAATAGTATcttacaaaaactaaatttcattGATTCCTTGCAACGTTTGGGCATATCTTATCATTTTCAACATGAAATTGATGAAGCATTACAACAAATCTACAACACATCTACAAATGATAATGTCATAACAGAAGAAGTTTGTCTTCACTATCTGGCGTTACTATTTCGTTTGCTTAGGCAAAAAGGGTATCATATTTCGTCAG atatatttaagaaattcaAGAACAACAAGGGAGACTTTGATCAAAACATTGCCAAAGATGTACAAGGATTGTGGAGTTTGTTTGAAGCTTCACAGTTAAGGATTCACGGGGAAGATATATTAGATGAAGCACTTAATTTTACACAAACTCATCTAAACTCCTTGATTAATCAATTGAGTTCATCCTTTGCTGAACAAATAAGTCATTGGTTAAGGAAACCTCTTCATAGGGGTGTTCCTAGGTTGGAGGCCAGACGTTACATTTCCTTTTATGAAGAAAATCCTTCCCATTGCAAAgttcttcttatattttcaaaactagaTTTCAATATGCTACAAGGATTGCACAAAATAGAAGTCGGGAGTATCACCAA ATGGTGGAAAAAGTCAGAATTTGCAACAAAGGTCCCATATGCAAGAGAAAGGGTAGTAGAGTGTTATTTATGGCCAATTTCCCTGTCTTATGAAGCTGAATATAGTATTGCAAGAAGGATAGGGAGCAAATTAGTTGGGTGTATCTCTCTTCTAGATGATACTTATGATGCCTACGGCACAATAGAAGAACTTGAACTCCTCACACAGGCAATTCAGAG ATGGGATATTAGTTCCATTCAATCTCTCCCAGATAGCATGAAAGTAGTGTTTAATGCAATTATAGAAGTGTGTGATGAAGTAAAGTTGGCTACCATAGAGAGTGACAACTCGAACATAGTGgtgcaatatgttaaagaagCT TTTCATAACTTGGCACGAGCCTACTTTACTGAAGGAAAATGGAGTCAAGATATCGGTATTCCAACATATCAAGAATATAAGGATAATGGAGTTATATCTTCTGCATATCCTATTATAATAACATCATTTATTCTTTTAGCGAAGTCTTCATCCCAAAACGTATTGTTAGATTGGATTTCGAGTAATCCAGAAATCATTAAATCTGTTTCTCTTATTGGTAGACTTGAGAACGACATATCGTCACGTAag TTTGAGCAACAAAGAATGCACGTGGTTTCAGCAGTTGAATGTTGCATGAAACAATATGACATTTCAGAGGAAGATGCGTGCAAATTCAttaaagaagagattgaagattTGTGGAAGGTTGTAAATGAAGAGTGTCTCAAGTTAGACCTTATTCCCAAGCACGTGCTTGATTGTCTTATTAATGGAGCCCGCATAACTGAACTTGCCTATGAAAACTTCCAAGATAAATACACAGATGGGAAACTATTTAAGGATGACATTATTGCATTACTTATGGATCCCATAAGCATTGAGGAACACAAGTAA